The following coding sequences lie in one Lelliottia jeotgali genomic window:
- a CDS encoding Ferric iron ABC transporter, permease protein: protein MQALQRKWQSLPRGVVVLITALVIYVPLSFIVIQSFLSAPFFSPSKEWSLESFGFIFTDPDFYKALKSGFILAFGLVAIAIPLGGVLAFLMVRTDLPGRRLIEPLILVPIFVSPMVLGFGYVVAAGPVGFFSLWAQSIIGFVPWNIYDMSSIVVIAGLTHVPHAYLYISSALRSVGSDVEEAARIAGASPLQVMTAVSLPMVRPSILYAVVLLFFLGLEVFGLMLVLGDPEGNMVLATYLYQLTNKLGTPSYHLMAAVAVVLICITIPLVMLQRRLMRTANRFVTMKGKASQARALPLGKWRWVAGAVVAFWLTVTIGVPLLGVVLRAFISNWGVGVSVWDELSLNTFRTIWQQPNLLRAIVNSMAIGVFGGALAVVCYLFIGIAMHRKPDNTTRFLDYSVLVPRAVPGLLAGLAFLWVFLFLPMWLDNALKSGWLSGMPWSQWLRDNLIVWLRSLRSTIFSVWLAYTVVWMAYGLRLISSTLLQVAPELEEAARSTGATRGQITRHVTIPLSRYGLIGSWLLMFLIFEREYSTGVYLLSPGTETIGSMLVSLWAAGAIDIVAALSFINILLVVVGLGIALRFGVKLHD, encoded by the coding sequence ATGCAAGCCTTACAAAGAAAATGGCAAAGCCTGCCCCGCGGCGTGGTGGTGTTGATCACCGCGCTGGTGATTTACGTTCCTTTGTCGTTCATCGTGATACAAAGCTTCTTATCCGCACCGTTCTTTTCCCCGTCGAAAGAGTGGAGTCTGGAGTCATTTGGCTTTATTTTCACCGACCCTGATTTTTATAAGGCGCTGAAAAGTGGCTTTATCCTCGCCTTCGGCCTGGTGGCGATCGCCATTCCGCTCGGGGGCGTACTGGCCTTTCTGATGGTGCGCACCGACCTGCCTGGCCGTCGCCTGATCGAACCGCTGATCCTCGTGCCGATCTTTGTTTCGCCGATGGTACTCGGCTTTGGCTACGTGGTGGCCGCGGGTCCGGTGGGGTTCTTCTCCCTGTGGGCGCAGTCGATTATCGGCTTCGTGCCGTGGAACATCTACGACATGTCGAGCATCGTGGTGATTGCCGGGCTGACGCACGTTCCACACGCCTATCTGTATATCTCCTCGGCGCTGCGCAGCGTCGGGTCTGATGTGGAAGAAGCCGCGCGTATCGCCGGTGCGTCGCCGTTGCAGGTGATGACCGCCGTCAGCCTGCCGATGGTGCGCCCTTCTATTCTTTACGCCGTCGTGCTGCTGTTTTTCCTCGGGCTGGAAGTGTTCGGCCTGATGCTGGTGCTCGGCGATCCGGAAGGCAACATGGTGCTGGCGACTTACCTGTACCAGCTAACCAATAAACTCGGCACGCCGTCTTACCATCTGATGGCCGCCGTCGCCGTGGTGCTGATCTGTATCACCATTCCGCTGGTGATGCTCCAGCGCCGTCTGATGCGCACCGCCAACCGTTTTGTCACCATGAAAGGCAAGGCCTCTCAGGCACGTGCGTTGCCGCTGGGCAAGTGGCGCTGGGTCGCCGGTGCCGTCGTCGCCTTCTGGCTGACGGTCACGATTGGCGTTCCGCTGCTGGGCGTGGTGCTGCGCGCATTTATCTCCAACTGGGGCGTGGGCGTGTCTGTCTGGGATGAGCTGTCGCTCAACACTTTCCGCACCATCTGGCAGCAGCCAAACCTGCTGCGCGCGATCGTCAACTCGATGGCGATTGGCGTGTTCGGCGGCGCGCTGGCGGTGGTTTGCTATCTGTTTATCGGCATCGCCATGCACCGTAAACCGGACAACACCACGCGCTTTCTCGATTACAGCGTGCTGGTACCACGCGCGGTGCCGGGCCTGCTCGCCGGTCTGGCGTTCCTGTGGGTATTCCTGTTCCTGCCAATGTGGCTGGATAACGCCCTGAAATCTGGCTGGCTTTCGGGTATGCCGTGGTCGCAGTGGCTGCGCGATAACCTGATTGTCTGGCTGCGATCGCTTCGCAGCACCATCTTCAGCGTCTGGCTGGCCTACACCGTGGTGTGGATGGCGTACGGCCTGCGGCTGATCTCTTCCACGCTGTTACAGGTGGCACCGGAACTGGAAGAAGCGGCGCGCAGCACCGGAGCAACACGCGGGCAGATCACCCGCCACGTAACGATTCCTCTGTCTCGTTACGGTTTGATTGGTTCCTGGTTGTTGATGTTCCTGATTTTCGAGCGTGAATATTCTACCGGCGTGTACCTGCTTTCGCCGGGCACGGAGACCATCGGGTCGATGCTGGTTTCCCTGTGGGCTGCAGGCGCGATCGATATCGTGGCCGCGCTCTCCTTTATCAACATCCTGCTGGTGGTCGTCGGCCTGGGGATTGCCCTTCGTTTTGGAGTCAAATTACATGATTGA
- a CDS encoding ABC transporter, periplasmmic iron binding protein precursor: protein MSNTTLRISLLTATVFFSVSAMSALPQGYPADYQKVVDAATKEGKVVIYSTTDTKAAGPLIQGFEAAYPGIKVEYNDMNSTELYNRFISEQAAGGGSGDVVWSSSMDTGLKLATDYALEYKSPEQGQLPKWAVWSDKAYGTTYEPVVFIYNKRMIPANEVPDSHAALAKLIASQADKFKSKVTTYDIEKSGLGFMLSVQDSKADPNYFKTLADVAKGGLAVQSSTGTMMERVSSGENLIGFNILGSYAEARAKTDPSLGISYPKDYTLVLSRVSFISQQAQNSNAAKLWLDYVLSEKGQSILANQADIPSIRNDIEGKNDIDGMTKMLGNALKPIPVDESLLEYLQPKKRLDYIKQWREAAGK from the coding sequence ATGTCGAACACAACACTCCGTATTTCTCTGCTTACCGCTACTGTGTTTTTCTCCGTTTCTGCAATGTCTGCTCTGCCGCAAGGCTATCCGGCGGACTACCAAAAGGTCGTCGACGCCGCGACCAAAGAAGGCAAAGTGGTTATCTACTCCACCACTGACACCAAAGCTGCCGGGCCGCTGATTCAGGGCTTTGAGGCGGCGTATCCGGGCATCAAAGTTGAATACAACGACATGAACAGTACCGAACTGTACAACCGTTTTATCAGCGAACAGGCTGCTGGCGGCGGTAGCGGCGACGTGGTGTGGAGTTCTTCAATGGACACCGGTCTGAAGCTCGCCACCGACTATGCCCTGGAGTACAAATCCCCGGAACAAGGCCAGCTGCCAAAATGGGCGGTGTGGAGCGATAAAGCCTACGGCACCACTTACGAGCCGGTGGTGTTTATCTATAACAAGCGCATGATCCCGGCGAACGAAGTGCCGGATTCTCATGCCGCGTTAGCAAAACTGATCGCCAGCCAGGCCGATAAATTCAAAAGCAAAGTCACCACCTACGATATCGAGAAATCGGGCCTCGGCTTTATGCTCTCGGTGCAGGATTCCAAAGCCGATCCGAACTATTTTAAAACCCTGGCTGACGTCGCCAAAGGCGGTTTAGCCGTGCAATCTTCCACCGGCACGATGATGGAACGCGTCTCCTCCGGCGAAAACTTGATTGGCTTTAACATCCTCGGTTCTTACGCCGAAGCGCGTGCCAAAACGGACCCATCGCTCGGCATCTCCTATCCGAAGGATTACACCCTGGTGTTGTCTCGCGTGTCGTTCATCAGCCAGCAGGCGCAAAACAGCAACGCCGCGAAGCTGTGGCTGGACTACGTGCTGTCTGAAAAAGGCCAGAGCATTCTGGCGAACCAGGCCGACATCCCGTCCATCCGTAACGATATCGAAGGCAAAAACGACATTGACGGCATGACCAAAATGCTCGGCAACGCGCTGAAGCCGATTCCGGTGGATGAAAGCCTGCTGGAATACCTGCAGCCGAAAAAACGCCTCGATTACATCAAACAGTGGCGCGAAGCTGCCGGCAAATAA